One Anaeromusa acidaminophila DSM 3853 DNA segment encodes these proteins:
- a CDS encoding bifunctional diguanylate cyclase/phosphodiesterase, giving the protein MNRKVRKLLLHLGRSVKRSRWQGVPSTLVSALPFSRQLQPLTNKPAFKAASSHPSNLEIILETQAITTHFQPIVELRTGSIIGYEALSRGPLDSPLHSPVSLFQAADTEELLTKLEDLCLDQALKNAAAHQLDGLLFLNVNPVTLGKHARNFSAFSHRLRQQHLGPAHIVFELTERTAIRDFDLFRASISRCRHHQFTIAIDDAGAGYSSLQAIAELQPEYIKIDRSLIQNIQESNLKKALLSALVDCGHAIHAKLIAEGIETSAELAEIIRLGVDYGQGFLLARPATPPPPLAPDCRQAIQTLQAQRHQEQTLSKTFGLTIGDIAQYCPSVSANTLVCDLEDYLHDETIPGIVITENDTPQGLLMKNRLYSQLGTQFGISLYYQRPVERIMDRQPLVVSADLPLEAVSQIAMSRHADHLYDLIIVVKDGALHGVVSIIHLLKNVTNLQIRRAFNANPLTGLPGNLIIEERLKNLMAEKNAFAVLYIDLDNFKAFNDKYGFERGDQALLHTARLLSSCLAENCASSTRDFLGHIGGDDFVIITTQENALALCQTICRQFDQDIHSLYPPEDLQQQHIRVLNRKGEEEVFPLMSLSIAVVHNQQETFGNYLEISELAASLKKKAKKIPGSAWCADRRSAAPPQAATS; this is encoded by the coding sequence ATGAACCGCAAAGTCCGCAAACTACTCCTCCACTTAGGCCGCTCCGTCAAGCGCTCGCGCTGGCAAGGCGTTCCCTCAACCTTGGTTTCGGCCTTGCCCTTTTCGCGCCAGTTACAGCCGTTAACAAACAAGCCAGCTTTCAAAGCAGCGTCTTCTCACCCCTCTAATCTGGAAATAATACTAGAAACCCAAGCCATCACTACCCATTTTCAGCCCATTGTTGAATTGCGTACCGGCAGCATTATCGGCTACGAAGCGCTCAGCCGAGGTCCTCTTGACAGCCCCTTACATTCGCCAGTATCGCTATTCCAAGCAGCTGATACGGAGGAGCTGCTAACTAAATTAGAAGATTTATGCCTCGACCAGGCTTTGAAAAATGCCGCCGCACATCAGCTAGACGGTCTGCTCTTTCTAAACGTCAACCCCGTTACCCTTGGAAAACACGCCCGGAATTTTTCCGCTTTTTCACATCGTTTGCGCCAGCAGCATCTCGGCCCGGCGCACATTGTCTTTGAATTGACGGAGCGCACTGCCATTCGTGATTTCGATCTTTTTCGCGCTTCCATCTCCCGCTGCCGACATCATCAATTTACTATTGCCATTGACGACGCCGGCGCCGGCTATTCCAGCCTGCAAGCCATTGCTGAATTGCAGCCGGAATATATAAAAATTGATCGTTCACTCATTCAAAACATCCAAGAAAGCAATTTAAAAAAAGCGCTTTTATCAGCGCTTGTCGATTGCGGCCATGCCATCCATGCAAAATTGATCGCCGAAGGCATCGAAACCTCTGCCGAGTTAGCAGAGATCATTCGCCTAGGAGTAGATTACGGACAAGGCTTTCTATTAGCCCGACCGGCAACTCCGCCGCCTCCGTTAGCGCCAGATTGCCGCCAAGCCATCCAGACACTCCAAGCTCAACGACATCAGGAGCAAACCCTATCAAAAACCTTCGGACTTACCATTGGCGATATTGCGCAATATTGCCCTAGCGTCAGCGCAAATACCCTGGTTTGCGACCTAGAAGACTACCTTCACGACGAAACCATCCCCGGTATCGTTATCACCGAAAACGATACGCCTCAAGGTTTATTAATGAAAAATCGTTTGTATTCGCAACTCGGCACGCAGTTCGGCATTTCCCTTTACTACCAACGCCCGGTGGAACGCATTATGGATCGTCAGCCTCTCGTGGTCAGCGCCGACCTGCCCTTGGAAGCCGTTTCCCAAATTGCCATGAGCCGCCACGCCGACCATCTTTACGACCTGATTATTGTTGTCAAAGACGGCGCGTTGCACGGTGTAGTATCTATTATTCACTTGCTGAAAAACGTCACTAATTTGCAAATCCGCCGCGCTTTCAACGCTAATCCGCTCACAGGACTGCCAGGAAATCTAATCATTGAAGAACGGTTAAAAAACCTGATGGCGGAAAAGAACGCCTTTGCCGTACTCTACATTGATTTAGATAATTTCAAAGCCTTTAATGACAAATACGGCTTTGAAAGAGGCGACCAGGCTCTTTTACACACAGCCCGCCTACTCAGCTCGTGCTTAGCCGAGAATTGCGCTTCTTCAACCCGAGACTTTCTAGGCCACATCGGCGGCGACGATTTTGTCATCATTACGACCCAGGAAAACGCCTTGGCCCTCTGCCAAACCATCTGCCGCCAATTCGATCAGGATATCCATTCCCTCTACCCGCCGGAAGACCTGCAGCAACAACACATCCGGGTCCTCAACCGCAAAGGAGAAGAAGAAGTATTTCCCCTCATGAGCCTATCGATCGCGGTAGTTCACAACCAACAAGAAACCTTCGGCAACTATCTGGAAATTTCCGAGCTTGCGGCTAGTTTAAAAAAGAAAGCCAAAAAGATACCCGGCTCCGCTTGGTGTGCGGATCGTCGTTCCGCTGCACCGCCGCAAGCCGCTACTTCCTGA
- the mutY gene encoding A/G-specific adenine glycosylase, whose product MQKEWPLLLLNWYDEHKRQLPWREQKNAYRTWVSEVMLQQTRVEAVKEYYRRFLERFPAIEDLAAATEEEVLQQWQGLGYYSRARNLWQGAKETVAQYGGEVPKDEKSLRALPGVGEYTAGAILSIAYQQAVPAVDGNVLRVFSRLYGLQEDVQTTAAKKRIAKLVSDVLPVNRPGDFNQALMDFGAAICIPETPRCEGCPVTAYCLARLQGQERILPVRKQKKPPQCVHVAVGLAKGTDGYFLEKRPARGLLAGMWQFISAEGGSETEAAKLLAERGLQLRQPAFPLWRISHIFSHRRWELAIYECELIPKPPQPNWLLVQEEAFSSVLWAGPHQKIFEWLEKNKESMKREF is encoded by the coding sequence ATGCAAAAAGAATGGCCGTTGCTTCTTTTGAACTGGTACGATGAGCATAAACGCCAGCTTCCCTGGAGGGAACAGAAGAACGCATATCGAACTTGGGTTTCAGAAGTAATGCTGCAACAAACGAGAGTGGAAGCGGTGAAAGAGTATTACCGGCGGTTTTTAGAACGCTTTCCTGCTATTGAGGATTTAGCGGCGGCTACGGAAGAAGAAGTGCTGCAGCAGTGGCAGGGGCTTGGTTATTATTCGCGTGCAAGAAATTTGTGGCAAGGCGCCAAGGAAACGGTAGCCCAATATGGCGGAGAAGTTCCTAAAGATGAAAAGTCTTTGCGCGCGCTGCCGGGGGTTGGCGAATATACGGCAGGCGCTATTTTGAGCATTGCCTATCAACAGGCTGTACCGGCTGTTGACGGTAATGTGCTGCGCGTTTTTAGCCGTTTATACGGATTGCAAGAAGATGTGCAGACTACGGCAGCCAAAAAGAGGATAGCTAAATTGGTTTCTGACGTACTGCCGGTGAACCGTCCTGGCGACTTTAATCAAGCGTTGATGGATTTTGGCGCAGCTATTTGTATTCCAGAAACACCGCGCTGCGAAGGTTGCCCGGTGACGGCGTACTGTTTGGCTCGTTTGCAGGGGCAAGAACGAATTTTACCGGTTAGAAAGCAAAAAAAGCCGCCTCAATGCGTACATGTGGCAGTGGGGCTGGCTAAAGGGACGGATGGCTACTTTCTGGAAAAACGGCCAGCTCGCGGGCTTTTGGCGGGTATGTGGCAGTTTATTTCTGCAGAAGGGGGTTCTGAGACAGAAGCTGCGAAGCTGTTGGCTGAGCGAGGATTGCAGTTGCGGCAGCCTGCTTTTCCGTTATGGAGGATCTCTCACATATTTAGCCATCGTCGCTGGGAACTGGCCATTTATGAATGTGAGTTGATTCCCAAACCGCCTCAACCGAACTGGTTGCTGGTACAAGAAGAAGCTTTTTCCTCGGTGTTATGGGCGGGGCCTCATCAAAAAATTTTTGAATGGTTGGAAAAAAATAAAGAGAGTATGAAAAGAGAGTTTTGA
- the nifJ gene encoding pyruvate:ferredoxin (flavodoxin) oxidoreductase: MKKMKTMDGNTAAAYVSYAFTEVAAIFPITPSSPMAEHVDEWAAQGKKNLFGQPVRVVEMQSEAGAAGAVHGSLQAGALTTTYTASQGLLLMIPNMYKIAGELLPTVFHVSARALAANSLNIFGDHQDVMAARQTGFAMLASNSVQQAMDLGLVAHLTALKGRIPFVHFFDGFRTSHEIQKIELIDYEDMAKVTDFEAVEAFRRNALNPDHPVIRGTAQNPDIYFQEREVSNSFYEAIPELVEAYMQEVYKITGREYHLFDYYGDPEADRLIIAMGSGCEAIEETIDFLRSKGEKVGLLSVHLYRPFSISHFFKYIPKTVKKIAVLDRTKEPGSQAEPLFQDVKTAFYNVKDWQPVIVGGRYGLGSKEFTPAHVVSVFDNLKAAQPKDGFTVGIVDDVTNLSLPLPTEDLDTTPAGTKACKFWGLGSDGTVGANKSAIKIIGDHTDMYAQGYFAYDSKKSGGVTMSHLRFGKSAIKSPYLINKADFIACHNQAYVYKYNVLDGLKPGGSFLLNCIWNEAELETHLPASMKRFIAKNNISFYTLDAVKIGNEIGLGSRINMIMQSAFFKIANIIPVEDAVKYLKDAVEKSYGKKGQNVVDMNNAAIDQGVNAIVKINVPAAWANAADDLACAEGAKPEFVEKVVDPMNRLEGDSLPVSTFVGVEDGTFPVGTSAYEKRGIAVNVPEWQVDKCIQCNQCAYVCPHAVIRPVLLNDEEVKNAPEGIQTKPAAGAKELHFHLAISPLDCTGCGNCAQVCPAKEKALIMKPLESQLSNCNERWNYATKEVSVKANPVNKLTVKGSQFEQPLLEFSGACAGCGETPYVKLVTQLFGDRMMVANATGCTSIWGASAPSMPYCTNRDGHGPAWANSLFEDNAEFGLGMLFGTNAVRAKLAADVAEALKLDLDAELKAAMTDWLEKVDSSEGTRDRAARLATALKGKEGQAPVLAEIAKNSDFFTKRSQWVFGGDGWAYDIGYGGLDHVLASGENINVLVLDTEVYSNTGGQSSKSTPAAAIAQFAASGKKTKKKDLGMMAMSYGYVYVAQIGMGADKNQTLKAIAEAEAYPGPSLIIAYAPCINHGLKQGMGCSQEETKKAVECGYWSLYRFNPELAEQGKNPFTLDSKEPTGDFQAFLKGEVRYASLQKQNPENAQALFAKTEKDAADRRATYKRLADA; the protein is encoded by the coding sequence ATGAAGAAAATGAAGACAATGGATGGCAACACTGCAGCGGCGTACGTATCGTATGCTTTTACCGAAGTAGCTGCGATTTTCCCAATCACTCCTTCTTCGCCGATGGCGGAGCATGTGGATGAGTGGGCTGCTCAAGGAAAGAAAAATCTTTTCGGTCAGCCTGTTCGCGTGGTAGAAATGCAGTCTGAAGCTGGCGCCGCTGGTGCGGTGCATGGTTCTTTGCAAGCTGGCGCTTTGACGACCACTTATACGGCGTCGCAGGGTCTGCTCCTGATGATCCCTAATATGTATAAAATTGCCGGCGAATTGTTGCCGACCGTTTTCCATGTTAGCGCGCGTGCGCTGGCAGCTAACTCGCTGAATATTTTCGGCGATCATCAAGACGTAATGGCTGCTCGTCAGACCGGCTTTGCTATGCTGGCTTCCAACAGCGTGCAGCAAGCCATGGATCTGGGCTTGGTGGCTCATTTGACCGCTCTGAAAGGTCGCATTCCTTTCGTTCATTTCTTTGACGGTTTCCGTACTTCCCATGAGATTCAGAAAATCGAGCTTATCGATTACGAAGATATGGCGAAGGTAACCGACTTTGAAGCTGTTGAAGCGTTCCGTCGCAATGCGCTGAACCCGGATCATCCGGTCATTCGCGGTACTGCTCAGAACCCGGACATCTATTTCCAGGAGCGTGAAGTTTCCAACAGCTTCTATGAAGCGATTCCAGAATTGGTAGAAGCTTACATGCAGGAAGTATATAAAATCACCGGTCGTGAGTATCATTTGTTTGATTACTACGGCGATCCTGAAGCAGATCGTTTGATTATTGCTATGGGTTCCGGCTGTGAAGCCATTGAAGAAACCATCGATTTCTTGCGCAGCAAGGGTGAAAAAGTGGGTCTGTTGTCGGTTCATCTGTATCGTCCGTTCTCCATTTCTCACTTCTTCAAATATATTCCTAAGACGGTTAAGAAAATTGCCGTATTGGATCGTACCAAAGAACCTGGTTCCCAAGCTGAACCTTTATTCCAGGACGTTAAAACGGCGTTCTACAATGTTAAAGACTGGCAGCCTGTTATCGTTGGCGGCCGTTATGGATTGGGTTCCAAAGAATTCACGCCGGCTCATGTGGTTTCGGTATTCGATAACCTCAAAGCTGCGCAGCCCAAAGACGGCTTCACTGTCGGTATTGTCGACGACGTGACCAATTTGAGCCTGCCGTTGCCGACAGAGGATCTCGATACCACTCCTGCTGGTACGAAAGCCTGTAAGTTCTGGGGCTTGGGTTCCGACGGCACCGTCGGCGCCAATAAGAGCGCCATTAAAATTATCGGCGACCATACGGACATGTATGCGCAAGGCTACTTTGCTTATGACTCCAAGAAGTCCGGCGGCGTAACCATGAGCCATTTGCGTTTTGGCAAATCTGCCATTAAATCGCCTTATCTCATCAACAAAGCTGACTTTATCGCTTGCCACAATCAGGCGTATGTCTACAAATACAATGTACTAGACGGCTTGAAGCCAGGCGGCAGCTTCCTCTTGAACTGCATCTGGAACGAAGCAGAGCTGGAAACGCATCTGCCGGCGTCGATGAAACGCTTCATTGCTAAAAACAACATTTCCTTCTACACGTTGGACGCTGTGAAGATCGGTAATGAAATTGGTTTGGGCAGCCGCATCAACATGATCATGCAGTCTGCATTCTTTAAGATTGCCAATATCATTCCGGTCGAAGACGCTGTGAAGTATCTGAAAGATGCTGTGGAAAAATCCTATGGCAAAAAAGGCCAGAACGTTGTCGATATGAACAATGCGGCCATCGATCAGGGCGTTAACGCCATTGTTAAAATCAATGTGCCTGCTGCCTGGGCCAATGCAGCGGACGATCTGGCTTGCGCCGAAGGCGCTAAACCGGAATTTGTTGAAAAAGTTGTTGACCCCATGAATCGTCTGGAAGGCGACAGCCTCCCTGTAAGCACCTTCGTAGGCGTGGAAGACGGTACTTTCCCGGTAGGAACTTCTGCTTATGAAAAACGCGGCATTGCCGTGAATGTGCCGGAGTGGCAGGTTGATAAGTGTATCCAATGTAACCAGTGCGCTTATGTTTGTCCTCATGCAGTTATCCGTCCGGTGCTGCTGAACGACGAAGAAGTTAAAAACGCTCCGGAAGGTATTCAAACCAAACCGGCAGCAGGCGCTAAAGAGCTTCATTTCCATCTGGCTATTTCCCCGCTGGATTGCACCGGTTGCGGCAACTGCGCTCAGGTGTGCCCCGCTAAGGAAAAAGCGTTGATTATGAAACCTCTGGAAAGCCAACTTTCCAATTGCAACGAACGTTGGAACTATGCAACGAAAGAAGTCTCTGTGAAAGCCAATCCGGTGAACAAGCTGACGGTTAAAGGCAGCCAGTTCGAACAGCCGCTGCTCGAGTTCTCCGGCGCCTGCGCAGGTTGCGGCGAAACTCCTTACGTCAAGTTGGTAACGCAGCTCTTTGGTGATCGTATGATGGTTGCTAATGCTACCGGTTGTACGTCCATCTGGGGTGCCAGCGCTCCTTCCATGCCGTATTGCACCAACCGCGATGGTCATGGTCCGGCTTGGGCTAACTCCCTCTTCGAAGACAATGCTGAATTTGGTTTGGGTATGCTTTTTGGTACCAATGCAGTACGTGCTAAGCTGGCTGCTGATGTAGCAGAAGCTCTCAAATTGGATCTTGACGCAGAATTGAAAGCAGCTATGACTGATTGGCTGGAGAAGGTTGATAGCAGCGAAGGAACGCGTGACCGCGCCGCTCGTTTGGCTACCGCTCTGAAAGGCAAAGAAGGTCAAGCTCCTGTACTGGCTGAAATCGCTAAAAACAGCGACTTCTTCACCAAACGTTCGCAGTGGGTATTCGGCGGCGACGGTTGGGCTTATGATATCGGTTACGGCGGTCTGGACCATGTGTTGGCTTCCGGCGAAAACATCAACGTCTTGGTTCTGGATACCGAAGTGTACTCCAACACCGGCGGTCAGTCCTCCAAGTCGACTCCTGCTGCTGCGATCGCTCAGTTTGCCGCTAGCGGTAAGAAAACCAAGAAAAAAGACCTCGGCATGATGGCTATGTCCTATGGCTATGTATATGTGGCGCAGATCGGCATGGGCGCGGACAAAAACCAAACCCTCAAAGCTATTGCCGAAGCGGAAGCATATCCGGGTCCGTCCCTGATTATCGCTTATGCTCCGTGCATTAACCACGGTCTGAAACAAGGCATGGGTTGCAGCC
- a CDS encoding MFS transporter — translation MTKTRWWFAWLMFAVSFVSYMDRVNFSVATPEIMKEFGYGKMEIGWLQTAFFAGYALMQIPGGMLAEYFGHRRVVSGSVLWWSVFTVLTAVPSSFPGLATVRCLFGMGEGPVYPAFNNFIGRWFPSGEKARASSFLLSGSFIGPVFGPAITVALMLALGWRSVFVIFGVVGVIVSLLWYRYVKETPGQSPLVNAAEKEYIEAGAVAGGKKMAPWSAFMRSRQFWAIGIQYFITDYIMFVFLAWLPLYLMEAQKFSLQKMGWAAALPWAMLCGITFLAGYISDRMVASGVSKNKARTIFGIAGLLVCCVTLYLAATAGDPWMNVLWLTVSLGSLGFTFNASWAACHDIGGAYAGSVAGWMNFWGNVGGVLAPIVTAWIATTYGWQAAIIFTSLSALIGVGAWILVKPDQSIQSIAEKQAV, via the coding sequence ATGACAAAAACTCGCTGGTGGTTTGCATGGCTGATGTTTGCTGTAAGCTTTGTGTCCTATATGGACCGAGTTAACTTTTCGGTAGCCACTCCGGAAATCATGAAGGAGTTTGGTTATGGAAAGATGGAAATTGGTTGGCTGCAGACCGCTTTTTTTGCCGGGTATGCGCTGATGCAGATACCGGGGGGCATGCTGGCGGAATATTTTGGACACCGTCGCGTCGTGTCCGGCTCGGTGCTTTGGTGGTCAGTTTTTACCGTGCTGACGGCGGTTCCGTCTTCTTTCCCTGGGTTAGCAACCGTTCGCTGCCTCTTTGGCATGGGCGAAGGCCCGGTATATCCGGCGTTTAACAACTTTATCGGTCGTTGGTTTCCTTCGGGGGAGAAAGCTCGTGCTTCTTCGTTTCTTTTGAGCGGTTCTTTTATTGGCCCTGTGTTCGGACCGGCCATTACGGTAGCCTTGATGCTGGCTTTAGGCTGGCGTTCCGTTTTTGTTATTTTCGGCGTTGTGGGTGTTATTGTATCGCTTCTCTGGTATCGTTATGTGAAAGAGACTCCTGGGCAAAGTCCGTTGGTTAACGCAGCGGAGAAGGAATATATCGAAGCAGGCGCTGTGGCGGGCGGCAAGAAAATGGCTCCTTGGAGCGCTTTTATGCGTTCGCGTCAGTTTTGGGCCATTGGGATCCAATATTTTATTACGGACTACATTATGTTTGTATTCTTAGCGTGGCTGCCTCTGTATTTGATGGAGGCGCAGAAATTTTCACTGCAAAAAATGGGTTGGGCGGCCGCTTTACCCTGGGCGATGCTTTGCGGTATTACCTTTTTAGCAGGCTATATCAGTGACCGCATGGTTGCTTCGGGGGTTTCAAAAAATAAAGCGCGGACTATTTTCGGGATTGCTGGTTTGCTTGTTTGCTGTGTCACGTTATATTTAGCGGCTACGGCAGGCGATCCTTGGATGAACGTGCTTTGGCTTACTGTATCTTTGGGGTCGTTGGGCTTTACCTTTAACGCTTCTTGGGCGGCTTGTCATGATATTGGCGGCGCTTACGCCGGCTCGGTTGCTGGATGGATGAACTTCTGGGGCAATGTCGGCGGCGTTTTGGCGCCGATTGTGACGGCCTGGATTGCGACAACCTACGGCTGGCAAGCGGCTATTATCTTCACATCCTTGTCGGCTTTGATCGGCGTTGGCGCTTGGATTTTGGTAAAACCGGATCAAAGTATCCAAAGTATTGCAGAAAAGCAGGCAGTATAA
- a CDS encoding YaaW family protein yields MKRDVMELSNARLMALLQETETADLDVLREYNLPETPEASPEELLAAILQHGSHDVKRHFSGMPSYLHLVRDVAKTLQISWTEEETEAELEQRIYLQVFHQAIEHLSLDEKEPLRQMLAREGAEAEDVERLFLEGTLRHFLPAVGYLVSWNIARLVATAFAREAGAGLLGEGVAAAWLGPLGLALGALVVGWDLAGPAYRKTIPTVVQIAYLREKARRKKEAGKGERVK; encoded by the coding sequence ATGAAACGGGATGTAATGGAATTATCCAATGCCAGACTTATGGCGTTATTGCAAGAAACAGAGACGGCTGATCTGGACGTCTTGCGGGAATACAATCTGCCCGAAACGCCGGAGGCTTCGCCGGAAGAATTGTTGGCGGCTATTTTGCAGCATGGCAGTCATGATGTGAAGCGGCATTTTTCAGGCATGCCCTCGTATTTGCATTTGGTTCGGGATGTAGCTAAGACGCTGCAAATTTCCTGGACAGAAGAAGAAACAGAGGCGGAACTGGAACAACGCATTTATCTGCAGGTATTTCATCAGGCGATAGAACACTTGTCTCTGGATGAAAAGGAGCCATTGCGGCAGATGCTGGCGCGAGAAGGCGCTGAGGCGGAGGATGTGGAACGGCTGTTTTTAGAAGGGACTTTGCGACATTTCTTGCCGGCGGTGGGATATCTTGTAAGCTGGAATATAGCGCGCTTAGTGGCGACTGCTTTTGCTCGCGAGGCTGGCGCCGGACTGTTAGGCGAGGGGGTGGCGGCAGCTTGGCTTGGTCCTTTGGGCTTGGCGCTGGGCGCCTTGGTAGTAGGCTGGGATTTGGCAGGGCCGGCTTACCGTAAAACCATACCGACAGTAGTACAAATTGCCTATTTGCGTGAAAAAGCGCGACGCAAGAAAGAAGCTGGAAAAGGAGAGCGTGTAAAATAG
- the thiE gene encoding thiamine phosphate synthase, translating into MKKTHVDYTLYLVTDRSFLQGRTLAACVEEACRNGASLVQLREKDASSRFFYEEALAVREVTRKLGVPLIINDRLDIALAVDADGLHVGQEDLPLTIARSQLGQEALIGVSVHSVEEAVAAQKGGADYVGIGSLFPTATKKDVQQLSWADVQAMREVLHIPAVGIGGIDAANLQEVRQSGLEGAAVVSAILGAEDIGGAARRLRQIWEQGHKNQ; encoded by the coding sequence ATGAAAAAGACCCATGTTGACTATACATTATATCTGGTGACGGATCGCAGCTTTTTGCAAGGGAGAACGTTAGCTGCTTGCGTGGAGGAGGCTTGCCGAAATGGCGCATCCTTGGTACAACTGAGGGAAAAAGATGCTTCAAGCCGTTTTTTCTACGAAGAAGCCTTGGCGGTGCGGGAAGTAACCAGGAAGCTGGGAGTTCCTTTGATTATTAATGACCGTCTAGACATCGCCTTGGCGGTTGATGCAGATGGCTTACATGTGGGCCAGGAAGATTTGCCGTTAACTATTGCCCGGAGTCAGCTGGGACAAGAGGCGCTGATTGGCGTATCAGTGCACTCGGTGGAGGAAGCGGTTGCCGCGCAAAAAGGCGGAGCAGACTATGTAGGTATTGGGAGTTTATTTCCTACAGCTACTAAAAAAGATGTGCAGCAATTATCTTGGGCGGATGTTCAGGCGATGCGAGAAGTGCTTCATATCCCCGCCGTTGGTATTGGCGGCATTGATGCCGCCAATTTGCAGGAGGTTCGTCAAAGCGGCTTAGAAGGAGCTGCTGTAGTATCCGCTATTTTGGGCGCTGAGGATATAGGCGGCGCGGCCCGCCGATTGCGGCAGATCTGGGAACAAGGTCACAAGAACCAATAA
- the larA gene encoding nickel-dependent lactate racemase produces the protein MEKTFTFGLGDQQVQVQVPAQQVLHVIEGKAAPAITDVNAAVQEALRNPIDSPPLKEVVKAGEKVAVIVSDVTRAWTKFDQFLPTLLNELNEAGVPDSDIDIVVALGSHRPHTPEEDRSVCGEEVCRRVRIHQHEASDPEKLTYMGTTSRGVKAYMNKLVAAADKVILTGGIVYHLMAGFGGGRKSVMPGVSSWEAIQSNHCIALNEVVGKGISPDCVSGKLDGNPMHLDMEEHAELLKPAFLLNAVFTPEGKFARFVAGNWRTAWREGTKTVEEIFGIPIEAKADLVLASAGGYPKDINLYQGSKTIDNAFMAVKPGGVIICFLECRDITEPPEFSGWFKHKDIHEFELALRERFTIPGYVAFKLANIAKQVSLIIVTHPNNVDFMNNAGGIIPATSAAEAMAIAKEKIGRDDFTVTVMEHGANTVPVLKK, from the coding sequence ATGGAAAAAACATTTACCTTTGGACTGGGCGATCAACAAGTGCAGGTCCAGGTGCCGGCGCAGCAGGTCTTGCATGTGATTGAAGGCAAGGCCGCTCCGGCGATTACCGATGTCAATGCGGCGGTACAGGAAGCGTTGCGCAATCCGATTGACTCGCCGCCGCTTAAAGAAGTGGTCAAAGCGGGTGAAAAAGTAGCTGTTATCGTTAGCGACGTTACGCGCGCTTGGACGAAGTTTGATCAATTTTTACCGACCCTGTTGAATGAGCTGAACGAGGCTGGCGTGCCGGACTCGGATATTGATATTGTGGTTGCTCTAGGCAGCCATCGTCCGCATACGCCGGAAGAAGACCGCAGCGTTTGCGGCGAGGAAGTTTGCCGGCGTGTTCGCATTCATCAGCATGAAGCAAGCGATCCGGAAAAGCTTACTTATATGGGGACAACAAGCCGGGGCGTTAAAGCGTATATGAATAAGCTGGTTGCAGCTGCGGACAAAGTGATTTTGACCGGCGGCATTGTATACCATTTAATGGCCGGTTTTGGCGGCGGACGCAAGTCAGTTATGCCTGGCGTCAGCAGCTGGGAAGCCATTCAAAGCAACCACTGCATCGCTTTGAACGAAGTTGTGGGCAAGGGGATTAGCCCGGACTGCGTGTCCGGTAAGCTGGACGGAAACCCTATGCATCTGGATATGGAAGAACATGCGGAACTGTTGAAACCAGCCTTTTTGCTTAATGCCGTGTTCACGCCGGAAGGGAAGTTTGCCCGCTTTGTGGCTGGTAACTGGCGTACTGCTTGGCGCGAAGGAACCAAGACGGTGGAAGAAATTTTTGGGATTCCGATCGAGGCTAAAGCGGACTTGGTATTGGCTTCCGCCGGTGGGTATCCGAAAGATATCAACCTCTACCAAGGATCTAAAACGATCGATAATGCATTCATGGCGGTAAAACCAGGGGGCGTTATCATTTGCTTCTTAGAATGCCGCGATATTACGGAACCGCCGGAATTCAGCGGCTGGTTCAAACACAAAGATATTCATGAATTTGAACTGGCATTGCGGGAACGTTTTACCATTCCTGGTTATGTAGCGTTTAAACTGGCTAATATTGCCAAACAGGTTTCCTTGATTATCGTGACGCATCCTAACAATGTAGATTTCATGAATAATGCCGGCGGCATTATTCCGGCGACAAGCGCGGCAGAGGCTATGGCCATTGCCAAGGAAAAAATCGGCCGTGACGACTTTACGGTTACTGTGATGGAACACGGCGCTAATACGGTGCCGGTTCTAAAGAAATAA